Proteins co-encoded in one Daphnia carinata strain CSIRO-1 chromosome 3, CSIRO_AGI_Dcar_HiC_V3, whole genome shotgun sequence genomic window:
- the LOC130693600 gene encoding uncharacterized protein LOC130693600 isoform X2, which translates to MAADEQPKLEQLLFQGKKLDCKTSIFGGGCWGLLFDGHWREKNENRGTEKDRVKSKAPSLKKEVAVRRIKNEDCLDGWKAVADKLIEGKELNHNNVLRVFGYEEDVANGWRYFALEPYTATLYDYCDYEYKGPMPNESQVLYQITSGIYYLHGKEIIHGDLNPLNVVITAQSRPVRMKISDFRLNKFSYSKNLSERKEKISWEMELCKRKYWTLSEKTDSLEGIEDATEDAIAAGCILFYYLTRGEHPFGDDFKSILKNLKETNPINLESLRKDHFAHEPIKKMIIPSPVKGFNWLHIANEKFKDALSIQVNTSKLLGNGTYGHVYEGKFNGDLVAVKQMTTTTSQKEIIQREMSTHIGLDHVNVVKLLDVADSADNRITQLVLEWCAGTLADYCEKKYNGPELPPDELVLYQIANGLHYIHSRELVHRDIKPENILISRTTPIQMKVSDLSFVKKTRHDIFSQSKIRGTLQWMAPERLQFLNDPDNMPADLPDATIKSDTYSSGCVFFYFLTRGKHPFGNNATAPANILTNNPVEFVKYKEEKSLVVEDVNGKVLVVIQKMIKFEETKRIGLDEVIKEVANLLYENKDKIQSRLRHVDMDMDNQVDFICTTTEPILACISKKELTFYTRENSSIPFSNWKKKVICLPQNIDGGSVISFEWNIDGTQLAAASRDTLVVWNYPEGKIRFQKKFSHVHQIEWNPTRHNLLATFGRESDQVVLWDSATGDVITTIDSERVTAVKWISENQIAVSSYNGTIKIFEMDENNLTTTRLVKEFKHGREYFYLKWNEKTHFLTSGGDFQIKIWSMDRDEPIYSLSIEKEISAFAWRPCPGNGEEEGGIKMASKSATLAYRFNLEVNEQRHSIAEAKRKAYEKKKRKKNASSRTIEFANSIRFPV; encoded by the exons ATGGCAGCCGACGAACAACCAAAATTAGAACAGCTTTTGTTTCAAGGGAAAAAATTGGATTGCAAAACCAGTATTTTCGGTGGCGGATGCTGGGGGCTCTTGTTTGACGGACATTGGAGGGAGAAGAATGAGAATCGAGGTACCGAAAAGGATCGCGTGAAATCAAAGGCTCCTAgtctaaaaaaagaagttgcggtaagaagaattaaaaatgaagacTGTCTTGATGGGTGGAAAGCTGTGGCCGACAAGCTCATAGAAGGAAAAGAACTGAATCACAACAATGTCCTACGAGTTTTCGGTTATGAGGAGGACGTGGCCAATGGATGGAg GTATTTTGCTCTGGAACCGTACACTGCCACTTTATACGACTATTGCGATTATGAGTACAAGGGACCGATGCCAAATGAATCGCAAGTTCTTTATCAAATTACCAGCGGAATCTACTATCTgcatggaaaagaaattatacATGGCGATCTTAATCCATTGAATGTCGTTATAACTGCCCAGTCCCGTCCTGTGCGAATGAAGATTTCAGATTTCCGATTGAACAAATTCAGTTACAGTAAAAATCTgtcggaaagaaaagaaaaaatttcttgGGAAATGGAACTCTGTAAGAGAAAGTATTGGACATTGTCAGAGAAAACTGACTCCCTGGAAGGAATCGAAGACGCCACTGAAGATGCCATTGCTGCTGGatgcattttgttttattatctaaCCCGTGGCGAACACCCTTTTGGTGAtgattttaaatcaattttgaaaaacctcaAGGAAACGAACCCAATCAATTTAGAAA GTTTACGCAAAGATCACTTTGCCCATGagcccataaaaaaaatgattattccATCCCCAGTAAAAGGATTCAATTGGTTGCACATAGCAAATGAGAAATTTAAAGACGCACTTTCAA TCCAAGTCAACACCAGTAAACTACTTGGTAACGGCACTTATGGACACGTGTACGAAGGGAAATTTAATGGCGATCTTGTTGCGGTTAAACAAATGACGACGACAACgtcacaaaaagaaattattcaaAGAGAAATGAGTACACACATAGGATTGGATCACGTAAATGTAGTGAAACTCCTGGATGTCGCTGATTCGGCCGACAATAGAATCAC GCAATTGGTTTTGGAATGGTGTGCCGGGACATTGGCAGATTATtgtgaaaagaaatataacGGGCCGGAATTGCCACCGGACGAATTGGTCCTCTACCAAATCGCCAACGGATTGCATTACATCCACTCGAGAGAATTGGTGCATCGTGATATTAAACCGGAAAACATCCTCATTTCAAGGACGACGCCCATTCAAATGAAAGTCTCTGATTTATCGTTTGTTAAAAAAACGCGACATGATATTTTTTCTCAGAGTAAAATCAGAGGAACTCTTCAATGGATGGCCCCTGAGAGGCTTCAGTTTTTGAATGACCCTGACAACATGCCTGCCGATCTCCCAGATGCAACTATCAAAAGTGACACGTATTCATCCGGAtgtgtatttttctatttcttgaCGCGTGGCAAACATCCATTTGGGAACAATGCCACTGCTCCTGCCAATATTTTAACTAACAATCCAGTAGAATTCGTCAAGTACAAGGAAG aaaaatcttTAGTGGTAGAGGACGTAAACGGAAAAGTCCTTGTTGTGATTCAGAAGATGATAAAatttgaagaaacaaaaagaatcggATTGGATGAGGTCATCAAAGAAGTAGCCAATTTGTTATACGAGAATAAGG ataAAATCCAATCTCGATTGCGTCACGTTGACATGGATATGGACAATCAGGTCGACTTCATCTGTACCACCACTGAGCCAATTCTTGCATGTATCAGTAAAAAAGAGTTAACATTTTACACTCGAGAAAATTCTTCTATTCCGTTTTCtaattggaaaaagaaagtcatTTGTCTACCTCAAAACATCGACGGGGGATCAGTGATATCATTTGAGTGGAAT ATTGACGGTACACAACTAGCTGCTGCTTCAAGAGATACGCTCGTCGTATGGAATTACCCAGAGGGCAAAATTcgctttcaaaagaaattctcGCATGTCCATCAAATAGAATGGAATCCAACCAGGCACAACTTGCTGGCTACTTTTGGAAGG GAATCAGATCAAGTTGTTTTATGGGATTCAGCCACTGGCGACGTGATCACCACAATTGACAGTGAAAGGGTTACGGCTGTGAAGTGGATTTCTGAAAATCAAATCGCTGTGTCTTCTTATAACGGAACGATTAAGATTTTTGAAATGGATGAAAACAATTTGACAACAACTCGACTCGTGAAAGAATTCAAACATGGAAGGGAATATTTTTATCTgaaatggaatgaaaagaCCCACTTTTTGACTAGTGGGGGTGATTTCCAGATTAAA ATTTGGTCCATGGACCGTGACGAGCCCATTTATAGCCTGTCGATTGAGAAGGAGATTTCGGCATTTGCTTGGCGTCCGTGCCCAGGAAATGGGGAAGAAGAGGGCGGAATCAAAATGGCAAGTAAATCGGCCACTCTTGCTTA TAGGTTCAACCTGGAGGTTAACGAACAACGTCATTCGATTGCGGAAGCTAAACGAAAGGcatacgagaaaaaaaaacgaaagaaaaacgcgaGTAGTCGAACAATTGAATTCGCGAATTCAATTCGTTTCCCTGTTTAG
- the LOC130693775 gene encoding cyclin-dependent kinase 10-like isoform X2 has product MQDPSIPVNKKGVLTSFLTGQPMPIPEKDNLGKCRSVSEFEKLNRIGEGTYGIVYRARDTRNSEVVALKKMRMEREKDGLPLSAIREITLLLNCQHDNIVAIKEVVVGRSLESVFLVMEYCEQDLASILDNMPNPFTEAQVKCIALQVFQGLAYLHKHYYIHRDLKVSNLLMTDRGCVKIADFGLARRFGEPIKPMTPRVVTLWYRAPELLLNSPTHTTAIDIWAAGCILGELLLHKPLLPGRTEVQQLDMIIDLLGTPHSAIWPQMDQLPALQNFTLKSQPYNNLKHKFPYLSAAGLRLLNFLFMYDPAKRATAEECLQSSYFREQPLPCDPKLMPSFPQHRNMKSSRREMNQEQRQQENQSNDGLSDLLQLPKRGRVD; this is encoded by the exons ATGCAGGATCCAAGCATTCCAGTAAACAAGAAAGGGGTTTTAACTTCTTTCCTCACCGGCCAGCCCATGCCGATTCCGGAAAAAGATAAT CTGGGCAAATGCAGATCTGTCTCGGAGTTTGAGAAGCTAAACCGCATTGGTGAAGGAACCTATGGCATTGTCT ATAGAGCACGCGACACCCGAAATTCAGAAGTTGTCGCGCTGAAAAAGATGCGCATGGAACGTGAAAAAGATGGACTGCCACTGAGCGCCATCCGTGAGATTACGTTATTGTTGAATTGCCAACACGATAACATTGTGGCCATCAAAGAGGTCGTGGTCGGTAGGAGTCTCGAAAG TGTTTTTCTAGTAATGGAGTACTGCGAGCAAGATTTGGCTTCAATACTTGACAATATGCCAAACCCATTTACAGAAGCTCAAGTCAAATGCATTGCTCTCCAA GTATTCCAAGGACTTGCCTATCTTCATAAACACTATTACATTCATCGCGATTTGAAAGTGTCTAATCTTTTAATGACCGACAGGGGATGCGTCAAAATTG CCGATTTTGGACTGGCACGTCGATTTGGTGAACCTATTAAACCGATGACTCCTCGTGTTGTAACGTTGTGGTATCGAGCCCCCGAATTGCTCCTCAACTCCCCTACCCACACAACAGCAATTGATATTTGGGCAGCTGGCTGCATTCTCG GAGAACTATTGCTGCACAAGCCTCTTTTACCCGGCCGTACTGAAGTCCAGCAATTGGATATGATAATTGATCTCTTGGGTACTCCTCATTCCGCCATTTGGCCTCAGATGGACCAACTGCCTGCTCTGCAAAATTTTACACTCAAATCACAACCATACAACAATCTCAAGCATAAATTCCCTTACTTAAGTGCCGCTGGTCTCCGGTTGCTCAATTTCCTATTCATGTACGACCCAGCTAAGCGAGCAACTGCTGAAGAATGTCTACAAAGCTCTTACTTTAGAGAACAACCCCTCC CATGCGATCCCAAGCTTATGCCATCATTTCCGCAGCATAGAAATATGAAATCTAGCCGTAGAGAAATGAATCAGGAACAACGGCAACAGGAAAATCAATCGAACGACGGTCTGTCAGACTTG CTACAACTGCCGAAGCGTGGTCGGGTCGATTAA
- the LOC130693775 gene encoding cyclin-dependent kinase 10-like isoform X1 gives MALTIVVGSIACVSPRSGLARDMQDPSIPVNKKGVLTSFLTGQPMPIPEKDNLGKCRSVSEFEKLNRIGEGTYGIVYRARDTRNSEVVALKKMRMEREKDGLPLSAIREITLLLNCQHDNIVAIKEVVVGRSLESVFLVMEYCEQDLASILDNMPNPFTEAQVKCIALQVFQGLAYLHKHYYIHRDLKVSNLLMTDRGCVKIADFGLARRFGEPIKPMTPRVVTLWYRAPELLLNSPTHTTAIDIWAAGCILGELLLHKPLLPGRTEVQQLDMIIDLLGTPHSAIWPQMDQLPALQNFTLKSQPYNNLKHKFPYLSAAGLRLLNFLFMYDPAKRATAEECLQSSYFREQPLPCDPKLMPSFPQHRNMKSSRREMNQEQRQQENQSNDGLSDLLQLPKRGRVD, from the exons ATGGCATTGACTATTGTTGTCGGCTCAATCGCGTGTGTTTCTCCG CGTTCCGGTTTAGCAAGAGATATGCAGGATCCAAGCATTCCAGTAAACAAGAAAGGGGTTTTAACTTCTTTCCTCACCGGCCAGCCCATGCCGATTCCGGAAAAAGATAAT CTGGGCAAATGCAGATCTGTCTCGGAGTTTGAGAAGCTAAACCGCATTGGTGAAGGAACCTATGGCATTGTCT ATAGAGCACGCGACACCCGAAATTCAGAAGTTGTCGCGCTGAAAAAGATGCGCATGGAACGTGAAAAAGATGGACTGCCACTGAGCGCCATCCGTGAGATTACGTTATTGTTGAATTGCCAACACGATAACATTGTGGCCATCAAAGAGGTCGTGGTCGGTAGGAGTCTCGAAAG TGTTTTTCTAGTAATGGAGTACTGCGAGCAAGATTTGGCTTCAATACTTGACAATATGCCAAACCCATTTACAGAAGCTCAAGTCAAATGCATTGCTCTCCAA GTATTCCAAGGACTTGCCTATCTTCATAAACACTATTACATTCATCGCGATTTGAAAGTGTCTAATCTTTTAATGACCGACAGGGGATGCGTCAAAATTG CCGATTTTGGACTGGCACGTCGATTTGGTGAACCTATTAAACCGATGACTCCTCGTGTTGTAACGTTGTGGTATCGAGCCCCCGAATTGCTCCTCAACTCCCCTACCCACACAACAGCAATTGATATTTGGGCAGCTGGCTGCATTCTCG GAGAACTATTGCTGCACAAGCCTCTTTTACCCGGCCGTACTGAAGTCCAGCAATTGGATATGATAATTGATCTCTTGGGTACTCCTCATTCCGCCATTTGGCCTCAGATGGACCAACTGCCTGCTCTGCAAAATTTTACACTCAAATCACAACCATACAACAATCTCAAGCATAAATTCCCTTACTTAAGTGCCGCTGGTCTCCGGTTGCTCAATTTCCTATTCATGTACGACCCAGCTAAGCGAGCAACTGCTGAAGAATGTCTACAAAGCTCTTACTTTAGAGAACAACCCCTCC CATGCGATCCCAAGCTTATGCCATCATTTCCGCAGCATAGAAATATGAAATCTAGCCGTAGAGAAATGAATCAGGAACAACGGCAACAGGAAAATCAATCGAACGACGGTCTGTCAGACTTG CTACAACTGCCGAAGCGTGGTCGGGTCGATTAA
- the LOC130693874 gene encoding uncharacterized protein LOC130693874 yields the protein MPGHFWLGSIPTNLKSIQEYLDVAADYEATDVSVSYSSRPYALKQGISLLRDKEDLEFLLNLIEWLWGRKEELKSLKTVCDLVEAQLHVENVASNLLIWAESGFQLLPVNRLNKIVVGAFFSAKILMNVCSIFGKLNKEMAKNKKYFSLHIVNMTNCRLPSYLR from the exons ATGCCAGGCCATTTTTGGTTGGGTTCCATAccaacaaatttaaaaagtatTCAAGAATACCTTGATGTTGCTGCTGATTATGAAGCAACAGATGTATCTGTTAGCTATTCGA GTCGCCCGTATGCTCTTAAGCAAGGAATTAGTCTATTGAGAGATAAAGAAGACCTGGAATTTTTGCTTAATCTGATAGAATGGCTTTGGGGAAGGAAAGAAGAACTGAAGTCCCTGAAG ACAGTATGTGATCTAGTTGAGGCTCAACTTCATGTTGAAAATGTTGCTTCTAATCTTTTAATCTGGGCTGAAAGTGGATTCCAGTTACTCCCAGTTAATCGGCTCAACAA AATTGTTGTTGGGGCATTCTTCAGTGCCAAAATATTGATGAATGTGTGCTCAATCTTTGGCAAGCTAAACAAAGAAatggccaaaaacaaaaa ATATTTCAGTTTACACATTGTCAACATGACAAATTGCAGACTTCCTTCCTATCTGAG GTGA
- the LOC130693781 gene encoding large ribosomal subunit protein mL42-like, translating to MATSLKTLSNLAQNKNVLNFSARYVQIFGYGFQRNSHILRKENPEDKIVMADNGATIVCWHPEPKFPYECSLPLPIKSNELTQILKTQAKDIEEIFHFEKPQQQREYLMKTTATTKHRWFPRLAKKYAKKTKPDREFL from the exons ATGGCTACATCTCTGAAAACTTTGAGCAATCTggctcaaaacaaaaatgtgctGAACTTTAGTGCTAGATATGTGCAGATTTTTGGCTATGGGTTTCAAAGGAATAGCCATATCCtccgaaaagaaaatcccGAAGATAAAATTGTTATGGCCGACAATGGAGCCACAATTGTCTGCTGGCATCCCGAACCTAA ATTTCCCTATGAATGCAGCCTTCCCCTaccaatcaaatcaaatgaattaaCCCAGATCCTGAAGACACAAGCTAAAGATATAGaagaaatatttcattttgagAAACCACAGCAGCAAAGGGAATACCTAATGAAAACAACAGCTACAACTAAACATCGTTGGTTCCCAAGACTTGCAAAGAAATATGCCAAGAAAACCAAGCCGGATCGCGAGTTTTTGTAA
- the LOC130693600 gene encoding uncharacterized protein LOC130693600 isoform X1, translated as MAADEQPKLEQLLFQGKKLDCKTSIFGGGCWGLLFDGHWREKNENRGTEKDRVKSKAPSLKKEVAVRRIKNEDCLDGWKAVADKLIEGKELNHNNVLRVFGYEEDVANGWRYFALEPYTATLYDYCDYEYKGPMPNESQVLYQITSGIYYLHGKEIIHGDLNPLNVVITAQSRPVRMKISDFRLNKFSYSKNLSERKEKISWEMELCKRKYWTLSEKTDSLEGIEDATEDAIAAGCILFYYLTRGEHPFGDDFKSILKNLKETNPINLESLRKDHFAHEPIKKMIIPSPVKGFNWLHIANEKFKDALSIQVNTSKLLGNGTYGHVYEGKFNGDLVAVKQMTTTTSQKEIIQREMSTHIGLDHVNVVKLLDVADSADNRITQLVLEWCAGTLADYCEKKYNGPELPPDELVLYQIANGLHYIHSRELVHRDIKPENILISRTTPIQMKVSDLSFVKKTRHDIFSQSKIRGTLQWMAPERLQFLNDPDNMPADLPDATIKSDTYSSGCVFFYFLTRGKHPFGNNATAPANILTNNPVEFVKYKEEKSLVVEDVNGKVLVVIQKMIKFEETKRIGLDEVIKEVANLLYENKDKIQSRLRHVDMDMDNQVDFICTTTEPILACISKKELTFYTRENSSIPFSNWKKKVICLPQNIDGGSVISFEWNIDGTQLAAASRDTLVVWNYPEGKIRFQKKFSHVHQIEWNPTRHNLLATFGRESDQVVLWDSATGDVITTIDSERVTAVKWISENQIAVSSYNGTIKIFEMDENNLTTTRLVKEFKHGREYFYLKWNEKTHFLTSGGDFQIKIWSMDRDEPIYSLSIEKEISAFAWRPCPGNGEEEGGIKMASKSATLAYSTGSGVFIWNPLKNEQNLQRLADIEVDKLAFSSDGRLLAGFGHKKLTIWSAEDWKQILTSDVDLSMDIADVSWVCTENSTNFYENKIIVNVWGKPSKAFEFAFEESKTSDSANPKKLDDEDMDADSDDASPPTQPKGNYSSK; from the exons ATGGCAGCCGACGAACAACCAAAATTAGAACAGCTTTTGTTTCAAGGGAAAAAATTGGATTGCAAAACCAGTATTTTCGGTGGCGGATGCTGGGGGCTCTTGTTTGACGGACATTGGAGGGAGAAGAATGAGAATCGAGGTACCGAAAAGGATCGCGTGAAATCAAAGGCTCCTAgtctaaaaaaagaagttgcggtaagaagaattaaaaatgaagacTGTCTTGATGGGTGGAAAGCTGTGGCCGACAAGCTCATAGAAGGAAAAGAACTGAATCACAACAATGTCCTACGAGTTTTCGGTTATGAGGAGGACGTGGCCAATGGATGGAg GTATTTTGCTCTGGAACCGTACACTGCCACTTTATACGACTATTGCGATTATGAGTACAAGGGACCGATGCCAAATGAATCGCAAGTTCTTTATCAAATTACCAGCGGAATCTACTATCTgcatggaaaagaaattatacATGGCGATCTTAATCCATTGAATGTCGTTATAACTGCCCAGTCCCGTCCTGTGCGAATGAAGATTTCAGATTTCCGATTGAACAAATTCAGTTACAGTAAAAATCTgtcggaaagaaaagaaaaaatttcttgGGAAATGGAACTCTGTAAGAGAAAGTATTGGACATTGTCAGAGAAAACTGACTCCCTGGAAGGAATCGAAGACGCCACTGAAGATGCCATTGCTGCTGGatgcattttgttttattatctaaCCCGTGGCGAACACCCTTTTGGTGAtgattttaaatcaattttgaaaaacctcaAGGAAACGAACCCAATCAATTTAGAAA GTTTACGCAAAGATCACTTTGCCCATGagcccataaaaaaaatgattattccATCCCCAGTAAAAGGATTCAATTGGTTGCACATAGCAAATGAGAAATTTAAAGACGCACTTTCAA TCCAAGTCAACACCAGTAAACTACTTGGTAACGGCACTTATGGACACGTGTACGAAGGGAAATTTAATGGCGATCTTGTTGCGGTTAAACAAATGACGACGACAACgtcacaaaaagaaattattcaaAGAGAAATGAGTACACACATAGGATTGGATCACGTAAATGTAGTGAAACTCCTGGATGTCGCTGATTCGGCCGACAATAGAATCAC GCAATTGGTTTTGGAATGGTGTGCCGGGACATTGGCAGATTATtgtgaaaagaaatataacGGGCCGGAATTGCCACCGGACGAATTGGTCCTCTACCAAATCGCCAACGGATTGCATTACATCCACTCGAGAGAATTGGTGCATCGTGATATTAAACCGGAAAACATCCTCATTTCAAGGACGACGCCCATTCAAATGAAAGTCTCTGATTTATCGTTTGTTAAAAAAACGCGACATGATATTTTTTCTCAGAGTAAAATCAGAGGAACTCTTCAATGGATGGCCCCTGAGAGGCTTCAGTTTTTGAATGACCCTGACAACATGCCTGCCGATCTCCCAGATGCAACTATCAAAAGTGACACGTATTCATCCGGAtgtgtatttttctatttcttgaCGCGTGGCAAACATCCATTTGGGAACAATGCCACTGCTCCTGCCAATATTTTAACTAACAATCCAGTAGAATTCGTCAAGTACAAGGAAG aaaaatcttTAGTGGTAGAGGACGTAAACGGAAAAGTCCTTGTTGTGATTCAGAAGATGATAAAatttgaagaaacaaaaagaatcggATTGGATGAGGTCATCAAAGAAGTAGCCAATTTGTTATACGAGAATAAGG ataAAATCCAATCTCGATTGCGTCACGTTGACATGGATATGGACAATCAGGTCGACTTCATCTGTACCACCACTGAGCCAATTCTTGCATGTATCAGTAAAAAAGAGTTAACATTTTACACTCGAGAAAATTCTTCTATTCCGTTTTCtaattggaaaaagaaagtcatTTGTCTACCTCAAAACATCGACGGGGGATCAGTGATATCATTTGAGTGGAAT ATTGACGGTACACAACTAGCTGCTGCTTCAAGAGATACGCTCGTCGTATGGAATTACCCAGAGGGCAAAATTcgctttcaaaagaaattctcGCATGTCCATCAAATAGAATGGAATCCAACCAGGCACAACTTGCTGGCTACTTTTGGAAGG GAATCAGATCAAGTTGTTTTATGGGATTCAGCCACTGGCGACGTGATCACCACAATTGACAGTGAAAGGGTTACGGCTGTGAAGTGGATTTCTGAAAATCAAATCGCTGTGTCTTCTTATAACGGAACGATTAAGATTTTTGAAATGGATGAAAACAATTTGACAACAACTCGACTCGTGAAAGAATTCAAACATGGAAGGGAATATTTTTATCTgaaatggaatgaaaagaCCCACTTTTTGACTAGTGGGGGTGATTTCCAGATTAAA ATTTGGTCCATGGACCGTGACGAGCCCATTTATAGCCTGTCGATTGAGAAGGAGATTTCGGCATTTGCTTGGCGTCCGTGCCCAGGAAATGGGGAAGAAGAGGGCGGAATCAAAATGGCAAGTAAATCGGCCACTCTTGCTTA ttCAACAGGAAGTGGCGTTTTTATTTGGAATCCActgaaaaacgaacaaaatctACAACGTCTTGCTGATATAGAAGTAGATAAGTTGGCCTTTTCATCCGATGGTCGGTTACTTGCAGGTTTCGGCCATAAGAAATTAACGATTTGGTCAGCGGAG gactggaaacaaattttaaccTCGGATGTTGATCTAAGTATGGACATAGCAGATGTATCGTGGGTTTGCACAGAAAATTCTACAAACTTTTACGAGAATAAAATCATAGTCAATGTTTGGGGCAAG CCCAGCAAAGCATTTGAATTCGCATTCGAAGAAAGTAAAACTTCTGATTCAGCTAATCCGAAGAAATTAGATGACGAGGACATGGATGCCGATAGCGACGATGCTAGTCCTCCAACACAGCCAAAGGGCAACTATTCCTCTAAATAG
- the LOC130693779 gene encoding ubiquitin-conjugating enzyme E2 E1-like, with the protein MSTSGAGPSSSSSRVQHQQGSNSSSGQTEANGTTTPSPPPQSSANPATTATPPVKEAKEAKPNPKMSKALSTSAKRIQKELAEITLDPPPNCSAGPKGDNLYEWVSTILGPPGSVYEGGVFFLDIHFSPEYPFKPPKVTFRTRIYHCNINSQGVICLDILKDNWSPALTISKVLLSICSLLTDCNPADPLVGSIATQYLQNREEHDRVARLWTKRYAT; encoded by the exons ATGTCCACATCTGGGGCAGGTCCATCCAGCAGCAGTAGCAGAGTCCAACACCAGCAGGGCTCTAACAGCAGCAGTGGCCAGACTGAGGCTAACGGGACTACAACCCCCTCACCCCCTCCTCAGTCTTCTGCCAACCCTGCAACCACGGCTACTCCACCTGTCAAAGAAGCCAAAGAAGCTAAACCAAACCCGAAAATGTCGAAAGCACTCAGCACATCAGCCAAAAG GATACAAAAAGAATTGGCAGAAATCACACTGGATCCTCCACCAAACTGCAG TGCTGGACCCAAAGGTGATAATTTGTACGAATGGGTCTCTACCATCCTCGGTCCTCCCGGATCGGTCTACGAAGGTGGGGTGTTCTTTTTGGACATTCACTTCTCTCCAGAGTATCCTTTTAAGCCACCCAAG GTGACTTTTCGGACGCGAATCTACCATTGCAACATCAACAGCCAAGGTGTTATATGCCTGGATATTCTCAAAGACAACTGGTCTCCGGCGCTGACCATCTCCAAAGTGCTGCTGTCAATTTGCTCGCTATTGACGGACTGCAACCCCGCCGATCCGCTCGTCGGCAGCATCGCCACACAGTACTTGCAAAATCGAGAAGAGCACGATCGTGTCGCCCGGCTCTGGACCAAACGTTACGCCACGTGA
- the LOC130693777 gene encoding CD63 antigen-like gives METGMKFIKYLLFIFNLLFAVSGITLIITAAVIQGLYSTYLDFLGNEFHSAPMLFIIVGVVIFLVAFFGCCGAVRESNCMMITFSVFLGLIFICELAGGIAAYVLRNDVDVILTENMYKAQQQYNVTGHEGVTETWNIMQNEVHCCGVQNYTDWANTTFSHGVNVPDSCCIEYTAGCGLNMILSPDADQRLWTVGCVPELAKQVKHKAGVFAGIGVGIAFIQLIGIVFACLLAKAIRGSYHSV, from the exons ATGGAGACGGGAATGAAATTCATCAAATATttgctcttcatcttcaaCCTGCTGTTTGCC GTTTCGGGCATCACGCTCATCATAACAGCGGCAGTGATTCAGGGACTCTACTCGACGTATCTGGATTTCTTGGGAAATGAATTCCATTCAGCCCCCATGCTCTTCATCATTGTTGGTGTCGTCATCTTCCTGGTGGCCTTCTTTGGCTGCTGTGGTGCTGTCAGAGAAAGCAACTGCATGATGATTACA TTCTCAGTCTTCCTTGGACTCATTTTCATCTGTGAATTGGCTGGAGGCATTGCTGCTTATGTTCTGCGTAATGATGTCGATGTCATCCTCACTGAGAACATGTACAAGGCTCAACAGCAGTATAATGTTACCGGACATGAAGGAGTGACAGAGACCTGGAACATCATGCAAAATGAA GTCCATTGCTGTGGTGTCCAAAATTACACAGACTGGGCCAACACAACCTTCAGCCATGGAGTCAATGTTCCAGATAGCTGCTGCATTGAGTATACAGCAGGCTGCGGTCTCAATATGATCTTGAGTCCCGACGCAGATCAGAGACTTTGGACTGTTGGATGCGTACCCGAACTTGCAAAGCAAGTAAAACACAAGGCTGGTGTATTTGCTGGCATTGGAGTTGGCATTGCATTCATTCAGTTGATTGGCATTGTCTTCGCCTGTCTGCTGGCCAAGGCTATTCGAGGAAGTTACCATTCCGtttaa